The following are encoded in a window of Methylocystis rosea genomic DNA:
- the tsaD gene encoding tRNA (adenosine(37)-N6)-threonylcarbamoyltransferase complex transferase subunit TsaD, with protein sequence MRVLGIETTCDETAVAVVSERLGGEGGEILSNEVMSQIARHAAYGGVVPEIAARAHIDVLDRLIRRALERAKTEAKDLDGIAAAAGPGLIGGVLVGLTAGKAMALALGKPFIAVNHLEAHALTARLTDRLDFPFLALLISGGHTQIVAVKAIGDYRRLGSTVDDAAGEAFDKVAKMLELPYPGGPQIEKLALEGDARRFDFPRPMLGREGADFSLSGLKTAVRQEILRLPTLSEKDVRDLAASFQAAIVDVIVDRVRSGVRIFTAGEGRAPQGLVIGGGVAANGAIRRALMRLCAESGLRFISPPAALCADNGAIIAWTGLERLKRGLTDDLDFAPRPRWPLDAAPSRSHHGKA encoded by the coding sequence ATGCGCGTTTTGGGCATTGAAACCACTTGCGATGAGACGGCGGTCGCGGTCGTTTCGGAGCGGCTGGGCGGCGAAGGCGGAGAGATCCTTTCCAATGAGGTGATGAGCCAAATCGCCCGCCACGCCGCCTATGGCGGCGTCGTTCCGGAAATCGCGGCGCGGGCGCATATCGATGTCCTTGACAGGCTGATCAGACGCGCGCTGGAGCGCGCCAAGACCGAGGCGAAAGATCTTGATGGGATCGCCGCCGCGGCTGGTCCGGGACTGATCGGCGGCGTTCTCGTCGGGCTCACGGCCGGCAAGGCCATGGCGCTCGCCTTGGGCAAACCATTCATCGCCGTCAATCACCTGGAAGCCCACGCGCTAACCGCGCGTCTGACGGACCGCCTGGACTTTCCTTTTCTGGCGCTCCTCATCTCCGGCGGGCACACGCAGATCGTCGCGGTGAAGGCCATCGGCGACTACCGCCGGCTGGGGTCCACCGTCGACGACGCCGCCGGCGAGGCCTTCGACAAGGTCGCTAAAATGCTAGAGCTGCCATATCCCGGGGGGCCGCAAATCGAAAAGCTCGCGCTCGAAGGCGACGCGCGACGATTCGATTTTCCGCGCCCGATGCTTGGCCGGGAAGGGGCCGACTTTTCCCTCTCTGGCCTCAAGACCGCGGTGCGGCAGGAAATCCTCAGACTGCCGACTCTGAGCGAAAAGGACGTCAGGGATCTTGCAGCCTCTTTCCAAGCTGCGATCGTCGACGTGATCGTGGACCGGGTGCGCTCCGGCGTGCGTATCTTTACGGCAGGCGAGGGGCGAGCCCCGCAAGGCCTTGTGATCGGCGGCGGGGTCGCGGCAAATGGCGCCATTCGCCGCGCTCTTATGCGGCTTTGCGCCGAAAGCGGGCTGCGGTTCATTTCGCCGCCGGCGGCGCTGTGCGCCGACAATGGCGCGATCATCGCCTGGACCGGTCTCGAACGCTTAAAACGCGGATTGACCGATGACCTCGACTTTGCGCCGCGGCCGCGATGGCCGCTCGACGCCGCGCCGAGCCGATCACACCACGGCAAGGCCTAG
- a CDS encoding CHASE3 domain-containing protein, whose translation MSPTRKFVASGLFGIALGFAVLALAGYVAVRAESQRRAAGAWLRHTIQVQSDLYQLYGLLQAAESGQRGFIITQDERYLDACFEATRKLPVVVDRLSERVRDNPKQLEAVAEMRPLLGERVAIIDEAIADMRALQVDKAVQLVKSGRGKALMDRLHAIIDTMTENEKNLSEKRERELNAAGGEFDAAVWALGGIIFALAAFSFLNAQKQMNALQTSRDSLKTAYDQLIGETTRREALESQLRQSQKLESLGHLTGGIAHDFNNMLGVIVASLHLLRRKIADSNDDYIQLIDSAMDGADRAAAMVRRLLAFSRRQPLSPRPLDPNKFVSSVSDMVRRALGEKIELETVLAGGLWATKIDQHELESAIVNLAVNARDAMPDGGKLTIETANCYLDDAYASENMEVTPGQYVMIAVTDTGQGMPPEVLSQAFDPFFTTKPAGKGTGLGLSQVHGFVKQSGGQVKIYSEPGRGTCIKLYLPRFNNVEAPAELPLRPPRPLELPLGRPEELVLIVEDDDTARRVTAQGVRELGYSVLEAENGRAAIDIIRRRADIALMVTDVVMPDMDGARLAREAVFRRHSLRVLFITGYTRNAIVHNGVLDKDVKLLTKPFTLEQLAVKMRDILDSK comes from the coding sequence ATGTCTCCGACACGTAAATTCGTCGCTTCTGGACTGTTTGGCATAGCGCTCGGATTCGCGGTGCTTGCGCTTGCCGGCTATGTGGCCGTGCGCGCTGAATCCCAGCGCCGCGCAGCTGGCGCATGGCTGCGCCACACTATTCAGGTGCAAAGCGATCTTTATCAGCTTTATGGACTGCTGCAGGCCGCCGAGAGCGGTCAGCGCGGTTTTATCATCACCCAAGACGAACGCTATCTGGACGCCTGCTTCGAAGCGACGCGCAAACTGCCCGTCGTTGTCGACCGGCTTTCGGAGCGCGTAAGAGACAATCCCAAGCAGCTCGAGGCTGTCGCGGAAATGCGGCCGCTGCTTGGCGAAAGGGTCGCGATTATCGATGAGGCGATCGCCGATATGCGCGCGCTGCAAGTCGACAAGGCCGTTCAGCTCGTCAAGTCCGGGCGCGGAAAGGCGCTGATGGACCGGCTCCACGCCATCATCGACACGATGACTGAAAATGAGAAAAATCTCAGCGAGAAGCGCGAGCGCGAACTCAACGCCGCCGGCGGCGAGTTTGACGCGGCCGTTTGGGCGCTCGGCGGCATCATCTTCGCGCTTGCCGCCTTTTCGTTTCTCAATGCGCAAAAGCAGATGAACGCGCTGCAAACGTCACGCGACTCGTTGAAGACCGCCTACGATCAGCTGATCGGGGAAACGACGCGCCGCGAAGCGCTCGAGTCGCAGTTGCGGCAGTCGCAAAAACTCGAATCGCTCGGCCACCTGACCGGCGGCATCGCGCATGACTTCAACAATATGCTCGGCGTCATCGTCGCGAGTCTGCATCTGTTGCGGCGAAAGATTGCGGATTCTAACGACGATTATATTCAGCTGATCGATTCTGCGATGGACGGCGCCGATCGCGCCGCCGCCATGGTTCGCAGGCTTCTCGCCTTCTCACGCCGTCAGCCTTTGTCGCCGCGTCCGCTCGACCCCAACAAGTTCGTCTCCAGCGTCTCCGACATGGTGCGCCGCGCCCTCGGCGAAAAGATCGAACTCGAAACCGTTCTCGCCGGCGGCCTGTGGGCCACAAAAATCGATCAGCACGAACTGGAAAGCGCCATCGTCAATCTCGCGGTCAATGCGCGCGACGCCATGCCGGACGGCGGCAAGCTGACGATCGAGACGGCCAACTGCTATCTCGATGACGCCTACGCCAGTGAAAATATGGAAGTGACCCCTGGCCAATATGTGATGATCGCCGTGACCGACACCGGACAAGGCATGCCGCCCGAGGTCTTGTCGCAAGCGTTCGATCCGTTCTTCACCACCAAGCCCGCAGGCAAGGGCACCGGACTTGGCCTTTCGCAGGTCCATGGATTCGTCAAGCAGTCTGGCGGCCAGGTCAAAATCTATTCCGAACCCGGACGCGGAACCTGCATCAAGCTCTATCTGCCGCGCTTCAATAACGTCGAAGCGCCCGCCGAACTGCCGCTTCGGCCGCCTCGACCTCTCGAACTTCCGCTTGGGAGGCCGGAAGAACTTGTGCTGATCGTCGAAGACGACGACACGGCGCGCCGGGTCACCGCGCAAGGCGTGCGGGAATTGGGTTATTCGGTTCTGGAGGCCGAGAACGGACGCGCGGCGATCGACATCATTCGCCGTCGCGCCGACATCGCGCTGATGGTCACGGATGTGGTTATGCCCGACATGGATGGCGCGCGTCTCGCACGCGAGGCGGTGTTTCGCAGACACAGCCTGCGCGTTCTGTTCATCACCGGCTATACGCGCAACGCGATCGTGCACAACGGCGTGCTTGACAAGGACGTCAAGCTGCTCACCAAACCGTTCACTTTGGAGCAGCTGGCGGTGAAGATGCGCGACATCCTGGACTCGAAGTAG
- a CDS encoding uroporphyrinogen-III synthase yields MNLVLVLRAAEDAARTAGKLQALDCVAVISPVLEFAATDVVIPHGDYDAVIVTSAKGVEFAGDARQFRAAPLHAVGEKTAEAARALGFHPDIVAGNAEAILPHLLERYRRPTHFLYLAGRDRQPILEAGLRAAGHEVHTVEVYEARAARALTAEALAAIAARRVAAVLHYSRRSAEIFLQLVQSAGVAEALHDMTHVALSEHVAAPLRILGLQTLVAAKPDEEHLLSLLSTQLRTKTP; encoded by the coding sequence GTGAATCTTGTCCTGGTGCTGCGCGCGGCTGAAGACGCCGCGCGCACCGCGGGAAAGCTGCAGGCGCTGGATTGCGTCGCCGTAATCTCGCCGGTGCTTGAGTTCGCGGCCACGGACGTTGTCATTCCCCATGGGGATTATGACGCCGTCATCGTGACGAGCGCGAAAGGCGTCGAGTTCGCCGGCGATGCGCGCCAGTTTAGAGCCGCGCCGCTGCACGCCGTCGGCGAGAAAACCGCCGAAGCGGCGCGCGCGCTTGGCTTCCACCCAGATATCGTGGCCGGGAACGCCGAAGCCATTCTTCCGCATCTTCTCGAACGCTATCGGCGTCCGACGCATTTCCTTTATCTGGCCGGGCGCGACCGACAGCCGATTTTGGAGGCGGGCTTGCGCGCCGCCGGCCATGAGGTCCACACGGTCGAAGTTTACGAAGCGCGGGCGGCTCGGGCGCTGACCGCAGAGGCCTTAGCCGCCATCGCCGCGCGGCGCGTCGCCGCCGTCCTGCACTATTCCCGGCGTAGCGCGGAAATCTTCCTGCAGCTCGTACAATCCGCCGGCGTCGCTGAGGCATTGCACGACATGACGCATGTCGCGCTGTCGGAACATGTCGCGGCGCCGCTTCGAATACTCGGCTTGCAGACGCTTGTCGCCGCAAAGCCGGACGAAGAACATCTTCTGTCGCTCCTATCGACTCAGCTGCGCACGAAAACGCCCTGA
- the hemC gene encoding hydroxymethylbilane synthase has protein sequence MTSSPPLRIGTRGSPLALAQTHMVRDALMRAHGGSEADFPIEIIRTTGDQIQDRPLSESGGKGLFTKELDSALIAGAIDLAVHSSKDLPTHLPSEIMIAGYLPREDARDAFISRGLALDALPAGAVVGTASLRRAAQVKRRRPDLVTTLLRGNVETRLKKVENGEIDATLLALAGLKRLGLADRATALLPLEEFPPACGQGAIGLTRRAGDDATRDLLAPLFDEATGFALAAERAFLAALDGSCRTPIAGHAQVHGAELSFLGEVLRADGAEAYVVRRHGLAIDAALIGADAGKEILLRLPHGVAGLM, from the coding sequence ATGACTTCTTCCCCTCCCCTTCGCATTGGAACGCGCGGCAGTCCGCTTGCCCTCGCCCAGACCCATATGGTCCGCGATGCGCTGATGCGCGCCCATGGCGGAAGCGAAGCGGATTTCCCGATCGAGATCATCCGCACGACGGGCGACCAGATCCAGGATCGGCCTCTGTCTGAATCAGGAGGCAAGGGGCTTTTCACCAAAGAGCTCGATTCAGCGCTCATCGCGGGCGCGATCGACCTCGCCGTGCATTCCTCGAAGGACCTGCCGACGCATTTGCCGAGCGAAATCATGATCGCCGGCTATCTGCCGCGAGAGGATGCGCGCGACGCCTTTATATCGCGCGGTCTCGCGCTCGATGCGCTTCCCGCAGGCGCCGTCGTTGGAACCGCCTCGCTGCGCCGCGCCGCGCAGGTGAAGCGCCGGCGTCCAGATCTGGTGACGACTCTACTTCGCGGCAATGTCGAGACGCGTCTGAAGAAAGTCGAGAATGGGGAGATCGACGCGACCCTCCTCGCGCTCGCGGGCTTGAAGCGGCTGGGTCTCGCCGACCGCGCGACGGCGCTGCTGCCCTTGGAAGAGTTTCCCCCCGCTTGCGGACAGGGAGCAATTGGCCTCACGCGGCGGGCCGGCGACGACGCCACGCGCGATCTGCTCGCGCCGCTCTTCGACGAAGCCACCGGCTTCGCGCTCGCCGCGGAACGCGCCTTCCTTGCGGCGCTCGATGGGTCCTGCCGCACGCCGATCGCCGGCCATGCGCAGGTTCACGGCGCCGAACTTTCATTCTTGGGCGAAGTGCTCAGAGCCGACGGCGCGGAAGCCTATGTCGTGCGCCGCCACGGCCTCGCCATCGACGCCGCGCTGATCGGCGCGGACGCCGGCAAGGAAATCCTGCTGCGCCTGCCGCATGGCGTCGCGGGGCTTATGTGA
- a CDS encoding serine hydrolase encodes MAFTRRSALLASGLGLLSPTALAKEKPKPSPVREPTQKHLNALNGLVIDVMRKTGVPGMSVAVVSPDRVLYLKGFGVRRAGAAERVDADTVFQLASLSKPLSTTAVASLVGDGVVSWDHPIVRSLPDFAMSDPWVTREITLRDMFCHRSGLPDHAGDLVEDIGYDRDEIIRRLRYIKPDTSFRTHYAYNNMGFSAAGFAAAKAAGKSWEDICDEHLYRPLGMANASSRHADFAARRNRAFGHVRRGDRWVVGEQRNPDAQAPAGGASASARDMATWVRMQLGRGALDGREIIKPEALGETHFPQIATGPAHDPMRGPTFYGLGWDIDYGGPARVRWSHSGAFSLGASTCVYVMPAERFGIVVLSNSAPVGAPETICRSFLDIVLTGKIERDWLALFGEAFAKMAVPTYGRDADYAKPLASAPSRASRAAYVGAYRNELYGPIGVVETADGLSLTLGPTPTPYPLRHYSGDIFTFQPPGENASGVSPVRFSRSGEKAISVVIDYFNANGQGVFVRS; translated from the coding sequence ATGGCCTTCACGAGACGATCCGCTCTGCTCGCGTCGGGGCTCGGCTTGCTGTCCCCTACAGCGCTCGCCAAGGAGAAGCCCAAACCGTCGCCCGTTCGCGAGCCAACCCAAAAACATCTGAACGCACTCAATGGGCTCGTCATCGACGTCATGAGAAAAACCGGCGTGCCGGGGATGTCGGTCGCCGTCGTTTCGCCTGATCGCGTGCTCTATTTGAAAGGATTCGGCGTTCGTCGCGCCGGCGCGGCCGAACGCGTCGACGCCGACACGGTCTTCCAGCTCGCTTCGCTTTCCAAACCACTCTCCACGACGGCTGTCGCGAGCCTTGTCGGAGACGGCGTCGTTTCGTGGGATCATCCGATCGTGCGGAGCCTGCCGGATTTCGCGATGAGCGATCCGTGGGTCACGCGCGAGATCACGCTGCGCGACATGTTCTGCCATCGCAGTGGACTTCCCGACCATGCCGGCGACCTTGTCGAAGATATCGGTTACGACCGCGACGAAATCATTCGCCGGCTGCGCTACATCAAACCGGACACCAGCTTTCGCACGCATTACGCGTACAACAATATGGGGTTTTCGGCGGCGGGTTTCGCGGCGGCGAAAGCTGCAGGCAAGTCCTGGGAAGATATTTGCGACGAACATCTCTACAGGCCGCTTGGCATGGCGAACGCCAGTTCGCGCCACGCCGATTTCGCCGCGCGTAGGAACCGCGCATTCGGCCATGTGCGTCGCGGCGACAGATGGGTGGTCGGCGAACAGCGAAATCCCGACGCCCAGGCGCCGGCGGGCGGCGCGTCGGCGTCGGCGCGCGACATGGCGACATGGGTAAGGATGCAGCTCGGACGCGGCGCCCTCGACGGCCGCGAGATCATCAAGCCGGAGGCGCTTGGCGAAACGCATTTCCCGCAGATCGCCACGGGACCCGCCCATGACCCGATGCGCGGACCGACCTTTTACGGCCTCGGCTGGGACATTGACTACGGCGGTCCGGCGCGGGTGCGCTGGAGCCATTCAGGCGCATTCTCTCTTGGCGCTTCGACCTGCGTCTATGTCATGCCGGCGGAGCGGTTCGGCATTGTCGTGCTCAGCAATTCCGCGCCGGTCGGCGCGCCAGAAACCATCTGCCGCAGCTTTCTCGACATCGTGCTGACGGGGAAGATCGAACGGGACTGGCTCGCGCTCTTTGGCGAAGCTTTCGCGAAGATGGCGGTCCCCACATACGGTCGGGACGCCGATTACGCGAAGCCGCTCGCCAGCGCGCCGTCGCGCGCGTCGCGCGCTGCATATGTCGGCGCATACCGCAATGAGCTTTACGGACCCATCGGGGTCGTGGAAACGGCCGACGGGCTTTCGCTGACGCTGGGGCCGACGCCCACGCCCTATCCGCTGCGTCACTATTCAGGCGACATTTTCACCTTTCAGCCTCCGGGAGAAAACGCCAGCGGGGTCAGTCCGGTAAGGTTTTCCCGTAGCGGCGAAAAGGCGATCTCTGTCGTCATCGACTATTTCAACGCGAACGGTCAGGGCGTTTTCGTGCGCAGCTGA
- a CDS encoding NAD(P)H-dependent glycerol-3-phosphate dehydrogenase, with product MTRATVAVLGAGAWGVALANVAAQGRARVPLWAHDPQAAEALARDRENTRRLPGLPLAAAVAPTSDISVLREADIVLAVTPAQAIRMTARAARPHMRERAAFVICAKGIERDRRKFLSEVAKEELPHVDVAVLSGPSFAADVCRGLPTAVTLAAHDETLARRLSEELSTKTFRLYRSTDVRGAEIGGAAKNVLAIAAGMSHGRGLGASAQAALIARGFAELMRLGRVLGARQETLMGLSGLGDLVLTCGSAQSRNFALGEALGQGKSVEDATHGKLAEGAFTARVLVEMARAHDVELPIAEAVDSILSARLSVDGAIDALLMRPLKAED from the coding sequence ATGACGCGCGCGACTGTCGCAGTTCTCGGCGCCGGCGCCTGGGGCGTCGCCCTCGCCAATGTCGCCGCGCAAGGCCGCGCGCGGGTGCCCTTATGGGCGCATGACCCTCAGGCCGCCGAAGCCCTGGCGCGCGACCGCGAGAATACGCGCCGATTGCCGGGCTTGCCGCTTGCCGCCGCCGTCGCCCCGACGAGCGACATTTCCGTTTTACGTGAGGCGGACATCGTGCTCGCCGTCACGCCCGCACAAGCAATCCGCATGACCGCGCGCGCCGCGCGGCCGCATATGCGCGAGCGCGCCGCCTTTGTGATTTGCGCCAAGGGCATTGAACGCGACCGGCGCAAGTTCCTGAGCGAAGTCGCAAAGGAAGAACTGCCCCACGTCGATGTCGCCGTGCTCTCGGGCCCAAGCTTCGCGGCGGATGTATGCAGAGGATTGCCGACGGCGGTGACTCTCGCGGCGCATGACGAAACGCTGGCGCGGCGCTTGAGTGAAGAGCTTTCGACGAAGACGTTTCGGCTTTATCGCTCGACCGACGTGCGCGGCGCCGAGATCGGCGGGGCCGCGAAAAACGTTCTCGCCATCGCCGCTGGAATGAGCCACGGCCGCGGGCTCGGCGCGAGCGCGCAGGCGGCGCTGATCGCACGCGGGTTCGCCGAGCTGATGCGTCTCGGACGCGTGTTGGGCGCGCGTCAAGAGACGTTGATGGGTCTTTCGGGATTGGGCGATCTGGTGCTCACCTGCGGATCGGCGCAGTCGCGCAACTTTGCGCTCGGCGAAGCGCTGGGGCAGGGAAAGTCGGTGGAAGACGCCACGCATGGCAAGCTTGCGGAAGGCGCCTTTACGGCGCGCGTTCTGGTTGAAATGGCGCGCGCGCATGACGTCGAGTTGCCGATCGCTGAAGCCGTCGACTCGATTCTCTCCGCGCGGCTGAGCGTTGACGGCGCCATCGACGCGCTGCTGATGCGCCCCCTCAAAGCCGAAGACTGA
- the cysG gene encoding siroheme synthase CysG, which yields MTRKPDEISADLMQPLATLPVFYALAGRRVLVIGGGEAAAWKVDLAAATGARVDVFAPAPCDKLREIGEARDNVSLHPRAVAPDDFAGAAMALGAVEDDSLARQAHQWARAAGVPINLADRPALSDFIMGAIVNRSPLVIGVSTGGASPVFAQAVRGRIETLVPATFQAWARAAQAWRPFVRASGLDFLARRDFWRRFTRLAFRDIERAPQEDDRAALVEEARAGAEATARGRVTLVGAGPGDPELLTLKGMRALAGADVVLFDDLVPASILDLARREATRINVGKRGYAPSVRQEEISALLVELAREGKNVVRLKGGDPLIFGRANEEIAALREAGFSIEIVPGVTAACAGGAAIGASLTSRETARRLQFITAHTKDGEFPEDFDWGALADERATTAVYMGNRTLPALSRRLLQEGMSHDTPAFLIERASTPQERVVKGTIADLPSKAAEQTIVGPVMVLIGWALAEN from the coding sequence GTGACCCGCAAACCCGACGAAATATCCGCCGATCTGATGCAGCCGCTGGCGACTCTGCCTGTGTTCTACGCCCTTGCGGGGCGGCGCGTGCTGGTCATTGGCGGCGGCGAAGCGGCGGCCTGGAAGGTCGATTTGGCGGCCGCGACCGGAGCGCGGGTAGACGTTTTTGCGCCTGCGCCCTGTGACAAGCTTCGCGAGATCGGCGAGGCGCGCGACAATGTCTCCCTCCATCCGCGCGCCGTCGCGCCGGATGATTTCGCCGGCGCGGCGATGGCGCTTGGCGCGGTGGAGGATGACTCGCTCGCGCGTCAGGCCCATCAGTGGGCGCGCGCGGCCGGCGTGCCGATCAATCTCGCCGATCGGCCTGCGCTCAGCGATTTCATTATGGGCGCCATCGTCAACCGCTCTCCGCTCGTGATCGGGGTCTCGACGGGCGGCGCATCGCCAGTTTTCGCCCAGGCGGTGCGCGGCCGGATCGAGACGCTGGTGCCCGCGACATTCCAGGCCTGGGCGCGCGCGGCGCAGGCCTGGCGGCCGTTCGTGCGTGCGTCCGGACTCGACTTTCTGGCGCGGCGCGATTTCTGGCGCCGCTTCACGCGGCTCGCGTTCCGCGACATCGAGCGCGCGCCGCAAGAGGACGACCGCGCGGCGCTGGTCGAAGAGGCGCGCGCCGGCGCCGAGGCCACGGCGCGCGGACGAGTCACGCTCGTCGGGGCAGGGCCCGGCGATCCGGAGCTGCTGACGCTGAAGGGCATGCGCGCGCTCGCCGGCGCCGACGTCGTGCTCTTCGACGACCTGGTTCCGGCGAGCATTCTCGATCTCGCCCGCCGCGAAGCGACGCGGATCAATGTCGGCAAGCGCGGCTATGCGCCGTCGGTGCGCCAGGAGGAAATCAGCGCTCTGCTCGTCGAACTCGCGCGGGAGGGAAAGAACGTCGTGCGGCTGAAAGGCGGCGATCCGCTCATCTTCGGCCGCGCTAACGAGGAAATCGCCGCGCTGCGCGAAGCAGGCTTCTCCATAGAGATCGTGCCCGGCGTGACCGCCGCCTGCGCCGGCGGCGCTGCGATCGGCGCATCGCTGACGAGCCGGGAGACGGCCCGGCGTCTGCAATTCATCACCGCGCACACGAAGGACGGCGAATTTCCCGAAGACTTCGATTGGGGCGCGCTCGCCGACGAACGCGCTACGACGGCCGTCTATATGGGCAACCGCACGCTCCCCGCATTGTCGCGTCGTCTGCTGCAGGAGGGCATGTCGCACGATACGCCCGCCTTCCTCATTGAACGCGCTTCCACGCCGCAAGAGCGGGTGGTCAAGGGCACGATCGCGGATTTGCCGTCAAAAGCGGCTGAACAGACCATTGTCGGGCCGGTGATGGTGCTGATCGGCTGGGCGCTGGCGGAGAACTGA
- a CDS encoding phospholipase D-like domain-containing protein produces the protein MRLLFSAALAAMTLAPTPQPAGLLAEEPTFAGVRVFYGPGDGFGAVDGRLINDARRSIDMAAYVLTDRSLTTALGRAAMRGVKVRIYLDGEEMGRGASVVEEIADAPNVEVRRKGRSRDLMHLKSYQVDGRVLRSGSANFSVSGEIYQDNDLIVIESPQAAARFHQTFERLWSRPDNQRIGVR, from the coding sequence ATGCGGCTCCTTTTTTCTGCGGCGCTTGCAGCCATGACGCTTGCGCCAACGCCGCAGCCGGCCGGACTGCTCGCGGAGGAGCCGACCTTCGCGGGCGTGCGCGTGTTCTACGGACCCGGCGACGGTTTCGGCGCGGTCGACGGGCGGCTGATCAACGACGCGCGCCGCTCGATAGACATGGCCGCCTATGTGCTGACCGACCGCTCTCTGACGACGGCGCTCGGCCGCGCGGCCATGCGCGGCGTCAAGGTGCGGATCTATCTCGACGGCGAGGAAATGGGGCGCGGCGCGTCTGTGGTCGAGGAAATCGCCGACGCCCCGAACGTCGAAGTGCGCCGCAAGGGCCGCTCGCGTGATCTGATGCATCTGAAATCATACCAGGTGGACGGTCGCGTCTTGCGCAGCGGCTCCGCGAATTTCAGCGTCTCCGGCGAAATCTATCAGGACAATGATTTGATCGTGATCGAGAGCCCACAGGCCGCCGCGCGGTTTCATCAAACTTTTGAAAGGCTATGGTCGCGTCCCGACAATCAGCGGATCGGCGTGCGATGA